Proteins encoded within one genomic window of Aerococcus viridans:
- a CDS encoding response regulator transcription factor, protein MKILITDDDKEIVELLTIYATNEDYEVIQAFDGDEALKKIAENPDIAMMVLDIMMPGKDGITVIKELRKRDVDMPILLLSAKSSDMDKISGLTTGADDYVTKPFNPLEVMARIKSLLRRASTAGDDSATIEVGPLVINKNSHEVKTTDGQQIQLTALEFGILYLLASNPNNVFSADEIFERVWQQESVVSAKTVMVHVSHLRDKIGEATGGDKVISTVWGVGYKITA, encoded by the coding sequence ATGAAAATTTTAATTACTGATGACGATAAGGAAATCGTTGAATTATTAACTATATATGCTACAAATGAAGACTACGAGGTAATCCAGGCTTTTGATGGGGATGAGGCCTTGAAGAAAATTGCTGAGAATCCTGATATTGCGATGATGGTGTTGGATATTATGATGCCTGGTAAGGATGGGATTACGGTGATTAAGGAGTTACGGAAACGTGATGTGGATATGCCAATTTTACTATTATCTGCTAAATCGTCTGATATGGACAAGATTTCTGGTTTAACGACTGGTGCGGATGATTATGTGACAAAACCCTTTAACCCGCTTGAAGTGATGGCTCGTATCAAGTCTTTATTGCGTCGTGCTTCTACAGCTGGCGATGATTCAGCAACGATTGAAGTTGGCCCGCTTGTAATTAACAAAAATTCTCATGAGGTAAAGACAACAGATGGTCAACAAATTCAACTAACTGCGCTAGAATTTGGTATATTATACTTACTAGCTAGTAATCCAAATAACGTATTCTCTGCTGACGAGATTTTTGAACGTGTATGGCAGCAAGAGTCTGTGGTATCAGCGAAGACTGTTATGGTCCACGTGAGCCATTTGCGTGATAAGATCGGTGAAGCTACAGGTGGGGACAAGGTAATCTCAACTGTTTGGGGTGTAGGTTATAAAATTACAGCCTAA
- a CDS encoding sensor histidine kinase: MQKKKSRMHTELFFEAIVWLAILVILYFGLMFVLITVYETNYSVLLRTYPGSFFVHPQFQQNFFLSLTVVYLVMSVSFVGWRIYRRLRAVQLGYVLEELHYISQGNYHHKISTSELNGMQPVVDSINRLVDSTVKAREEERRIEQSKDDLITNMSHDIRTPLTSVIGYLTLLKQEGLKDPEKAMKYINIAYDKAVQMQRMTEDLFEYTKVKQVDTKLAINRINVVRMVEQITVEFELEANKAGREFQIVAEPDDNILVDIDPEKFVRIFSNLFTNAFKYGGKGKYIRISIYQDQEKTKFVVENDGAKIPKGQLKDLFQRFYRGDKSRTEPQTGSGLGLAITQSIIELHRGEIHAESDHRGTRFIFTIPNRFEDLEDHVEMERI; this comes from the coding sequence TTGCAAAAGAAGAAAAGTAGAATGCATACAGAGCTTTTTTTTGAAGCGATTGTGTGGCTAGCGATATTGGTCATACTGTATTTTGGGTTAATGTTCGTGTTGATCACGGTTTATGAAACCAATTATTCAGTCTTGTTACGGACATATCCTGGCTCTTTTTTTGTCCATCCACAATTTCAACAAAATTTCTTTCTGTCTCTAACCGTGGTTTACTTGGTGATGAGTGTTTCCTTTGTTGGCTGGCGGATTTACCGGCGGCTACGGGCGGTTCAATTGGGCTATGTGCTTGAAGAGCTGCACTATATTTCGCAAGGAAACTACCATCATAAGATTTCTACTTCCGAGTTGAATGGGATGCAGCCGGTTGTAGATTCGATTAATCGTTTGGTCGACTCCACTGTTAAAGCGCGGGAAGAAGAGCGGCGGATTGAACAGTCTAAGGATGACTTGATAACCAATATGAGTCATGACATTCGGACGCCGCTTACTTCCGTGATTGGTTACTTGACCTTATTGAAGCAGGAAGGGTTGAAAGACCCAGAAAAGGCTATGAAGTATATCAATATTGCTTACGATAAGGCCGTTCAAATGCAACGGATGACTGAAGATTTGTTTGAATATACTAAGGTCAAACAAGTGGATACTAAGTTGGCTATTAACCGGATCAATGTGGTCCGTATGGTAGAACAAATTACGGTAGAATTTGAATTAGAGGCCAATAAAGCCGGCCGTGAATTTCAAATTGTGGCCGAACCGGATGACAATATCCTAGTCGATATTGACCCAGAAAAATTTGTACGTATTTTTTCCAATTTATTTACCAATGCCTTTAAATATGGTGGAAAGGGTAAGTATATCAGGATTTCAATCTATCAAGACCAAGAAAAGACCAAGTTTGTCGTTGAAAATGACGGCGCTAAGATTCCCAAGGGGCAACTGAAGGACCTATTCCAGAGATTTTATCGGGGGGATAAATCTCGAACTGAGCCGCAGACGGGTAGTGGTTTGGGGTTAGCGATTACGCAATCGATTATTGAACTGCACCGTGGTGAAATTCACGCGGAGTCGGACCATAGAGGGACACGGTTCATTTTTACTATTCCTAATCGCTTTGAAGATTTAGAGGATCATGTAGAAATGGAGCGAATATAA
- the serS gene encoding serine--tRNA ligase, with the protein MIDIKLLRDNFDATAEKYASRGVAKDELEKLIDLDGQRREVISQTETLKAERNAVSDEIGLLRRNKENADDKIARMKEVGEEILVLDKRLAKLDEQVTYIMDRLPNLPHDSVPVGADEDDNVEVRRWSQAPEFDFQPKAHYEIGEALGILDFERGAKVSGARFLYYRGLGARLERAVYNFMLDQHQEEGYEEIIPPYLVNENAMYGTGQFPKFTEDVFSTTNEDRHLTLIPTAEVPLTNYFANEIIPGENLPIYFTAMSPSFRSEAGSAGRDTRGLIRLHQFQKVEMVKFARPEDSYDELEKMVANAENILQKLNLPYRVMTLSTGDMGFSAAKTYDLEVWVPAQETYREISSCSNTEAFQARRALIRFRNANGKPEYVHTLNGSGLAVGRTVTAILENYQNADGSVTIPEALVPYMGGIKEITKENASGVSKLK; encoded by the coding sequence ATGATTGATATTAAATTATTAAGAGACAACTTTGATGCGACTGCGGAAAAATACGCTAGCCGTGGGGTTGCAAAAGATGAATTAGAGAAATTAATTGATTTAGACGGCCAACGCCGTGAGGTGATTTCTCAAACAGAAACTTTAAAAGCGGAACGTAATGCCGTTTCTGATGAAATTGGCTTATTACGCCGCAACAAAGAAAATGCGGATGATAAAATTGCCCGCATGAAAGAAGTAGGCGAAGAAATCCTTGTTTTAGACAAAAGACTTGCTAAATTGGATGAGCAAGTGACTTACATTATGGATCGTTTACCAAACTTACCACATGATTCAGTACCAGTTGGTGCCGATGAAGATGACAACGTTGAAGTGCGACGATGGAGCCAAGCCCCTGAGTTCGATTTTCAACCAAAAGCGCACTACGAAATTGGTGAAGCATTAGGTATTTTAGACTTTGAACGTGGTGCTAAAGTTTCAGGTGCCCGCTTCCTTTACTACCGCGGTTTAGGTGCCCGTTTAGAGCGTGCTGTTTATAACTTTATGTTAGACCAACACCAAGAAGAGGGATACGAAGAAATCATCCCTCCTTACTTAGTGAACGAGAACGCTATGTACGGTACTGGTCAATTCCCTAAATTTACAGAAGATGTCTTCTCAACAACGAATGAAGACCGTCACCTAACATTGATTCCAACAGCCGAAGTACCTTTAACCAATTATTTTGCAAATGAAATCATTCCAGGTGAAAATTTACCAATCTACTTCACAGCAATGTCTCCAAGTTTCCGTTCAGAAGCAGGATCAGCTGGTCGTGATACTCGTGGTTTGATTCGTTTGCACCAATTCCAAAAAGTTGAAATGGTAAAATTCGCGCGCCCAGAAGATTCTTATGACGAATTAGAAAAAATGGTTGCAAATGCCGAAAATATCCTACAAAAATTAAACTTACCATATCGTGTAATGACATTATCTACTGGTGATATGGGGTTCTCAGCTGCTAAAACTTATGACTTAGAAGTATGGGTACCAGCGCAAGAAACATACCGTGAAATTTCTTCATGTTCAAACACTGAAGCCTTCCAAGCGCGTCGTGCTTTAATCCGTTTCCGTAACGCAAACGGTAAACCTGAATATGTGCATACATTAAATGGTTCTGGCTTAGCAGTTGGGCGTACAGTAACAGCTATTTTAGAAAACTATCAAAACGCAGATGGTTCAGTAACAATCCCTGAAGCGTTAGTACCTTACATGGGTGGTATTAAAGAAATTACAAAAGAAAATGCTTCTGGCGTTTCAAAATTAAAATAA
- the msrA gene encoding peptide-methionine (S)-S-oxide reductase MsrA has protein sequence MSKETAVFAGGCFWCMVQPFEEMDGIEKVTSGYTGGHKENPTYEEVCSGTTGHTEAVEIEFDNEKISYSELLDIYWQQTDPTDAMGQFVDRGDSYRPEIFVNSEEQAKAAMASKAALDASGRFNKPVLTQITKATTFWPAEDYHQQFYKKNPAHYKRYSELSGRKTFIKDSWEEA, from the coding sequence ATGTCTAAAGAAACAGCAGTATTTGCCGGCGGATGTTTTTGGTGTATGGTTCAACCATTCGAAGAAATGGATGGTATTGAAAAAGTGACATCAGGATACACTGGCGGCCACAAAGAAAATCCTACATATGAAGAAGTTTGCTCGGGCACAACCGGTCATACAGAAGCAGTTGAGATTGAATTTGATAATGAAAAAATAAGCTATTCAGAATTGCTAGATATTTATTGGCAACAAACAGACCCAACAGATGCAATGGGGCAATTTGTTGATCGTGGGGATTCTTATCGACCAGAAATCTTTGTGAACAGCGAAGAACAGGCTAAAGCAGCAATGGCATCTAAAGCAGCTTTAGATGCGAGTGGTCGTTTTAACAAACCAGTTCTAACACAAATCACGAAAGCAACAACTTTCTGGCCAGCAGAAGATTACCATCAACAATTCTACAAAAAGAATCCAGCCCACTATAAACGTTATAGTGAATTATCTGGTCGTAAAACATTCATCAAAGATAGTTGGGAAGAAGCTTAA
- a CDS encoding D-alanyl-D-alanine carboxypeptidase family protein, whose amino-acid sequence MKNKLTKVLTTALVALLGLNLAQVPMAVLATENTTVDTSQASEATSGTVAEFSEEIATNYELNIDAAMVIDSESGQILYDQNGADLHGIASLTKLIALFVVYDEIAAGNLSFDSKVPVSEAVSELSVAAGLSNVPLEESTDYYTVDALIDAAVIGSGNAAVVALAEYIAGSEQSFVEMMDDKLTELGIKDFELYTASGLAGSWLTTTDGSASPYSIDQENMMQARDILFVAREIVNEYPDVLERSNVTSKEFQVSDTETYTLESTNLFLPGNAYERDDVSGLKTGTESIAGRCIIIMSQIDGRDIMLVTLGAETEDERYVNTGTLLTALQENLAYTTLYEEGAPWLPADDVAIYQGVVSGVDLNYAKTNALFLPDNYDLENNSTTTYDAAFQYNAVGNLALTAPLSVDQSINTFNTTVNFDESLFNQLDMSNAIVPAEDVDKVSIVVQVARIMEDLFKGWMEDIQGVFS is encoded by the coding sequence GTGAAGAATAAGTTGACAAAAGTTTTGACCACAGCATTGGTTGCCTTGTTAGGCCTCAATTTGGCCCAAGTACCGATGGCTGTGTTAGCAACTGAAAATACGACTGTAGACACTAGTCAAGCGAGTGAGGCAACAAGTGGTACGGTAGCAGAATTTTCAGAAGAAATTGCGACAAATTACGAGTTGAATATCGATGCCGCGATGGTCATTGATAGTGAATCTGGCCAAATTTTATATGACCAAAATGGGGCCGATTTACACGGGATTGCTTCATTGACTAAGTTAATTGCCTTGTTTGTTGTCTATGATGAAATTGCAGCAGGAAATTTGTCTTTTGACAGTAAAGTGCCTGTCTCAGAGGCAGTTTCAGAGCTTTCCGTAGCGGCTGGTTTATCTAATGTACCATTAGAAGAATCAACTGATTATTATACAGTGGATGCTTTAATTGATGCTGCTGTGATTGGGTCAGGGAATGCAGCCGTAGTTGCCTTGGCTGAATATATTGCCGGCTCAGAGCAATCTTTTGTGGAAATGATGGATGACAAATTAACCGAATTAGGCATCAAAGACTTCGAATTATATACCGCTTCAGGTTTAGCCGGTTCATGGTTAACCACAACTGATGGTTCAGCGTCACCGTACTCAATTGACCAAGAAAATATGATGCAGGCCCGAGATATCTTGTTTGTGGCCCGTGAAATCGTCAATGAATATCCGGATGTTTTAGAACGGTCTAATGTCACTTCAAAAGAATTCCAAGTATCGGATACGGAGACTTATACTTTAGAGAGCACCAACCTGTTTTTACCAGGCAATGCCTACGAACGTGACGACGTGTCTGGTCTTAAAACTGGAACTGAATCTATTGCCGGTCGTTGTATTATCATCATGAGTCAAATCGATGGCCGCGACATCATGCTTGTGACCTTAGGTGCTGAAACAGAAGATGAACGGTATGTAAATACAGGCACATTACTGACTGCCCTACAAGAAAACCTTGCTTATACTACCCTTTATGAAGAAGGTGCCCCTTGGTTGCCTGCTGATGATGTAGCTATTTACCAAGGTGTCGTTAGTGGCGTAGATCTGAACTATGCCAAAACGAATGCCCTTTTCTTACCTGATAATTATGATTTAGAAAATAATTCGACTACAACTTATGATGCAGCCTTCCAATATAACGCTGTAGGGAACTTAGCGCTGACAGCGCCATTGTCAGTGGACCAATCAATTAATACCTTCAATACGACGGTGAACTTCGATGAAAGTCTCTTTAACCAATTGGATATGTCAAATGCCATTGTACCAGCAGAAGATGTCGACAAGGTCAGCATTGTTGTACAAGTGGCACGCATCATGGAAGATCTGTTTAAAGGCTGGATGGAAGATATCCAAGGCGTTTTTAGTTAA